A region from the Salidesulfovibrio onnuriiensis genome encodes:
- the pseG gene encoding UDP-2,4-diacetamido-2,4,6-trideoxy-beta-L-altropyranose hydrolase → MTHNQPGQLHIRADATPAMGGGHVMRCLALAQAWKRRGGEVAFHGHLASEAIRTRIENSGFTLVPINADSTGAAPFVERDMPEEWVVLDGYHFTPNDGIALRQMGYRTLFIDDQAQHQSYPFDLVLNHNVHASNGMYPEGTTCLTGPRHALIREEFLDWNNKPRTAQRACPVVFITMGASDPTGTTFTALKALSNASFEAVVVSGPANPRFTELAEACRKAPFPAKLLDNPANLAEEMWRADLAITSASVVSLELACLGVPMLAVTTADNQTGVGRFIERSGVGVDCGGLDSGLKKRLFQELLRLKQNPETLKEMAAAGRRLVDGHGAARVVERMAPTKISVRPAEETDCAPIWQWANDPVSRTNSFDSSEIPWESHCKWFTAKLEQKDCRMLIGMNQNNVPVGVVRVEFVKGEHVISVNLSPQFRGVGLGSALIKAGCEHCCRDGRMAITAYVKPENAASRKVFAAAGFLEQETLDYTGAQALRMIFRGE, encoded by the coding sequence ATGACCCACAACCAACCGGGACAACTTCATATCCGCGCGGACGCGACCCCCGCCATGGGCGGAGGACACGTGATGCGCTGCCTCGCCCTGGCCCAGGCCTGGAAACGACGGGGAGGGGAGGTTGCCTTTCACGGACATTTGGCGTCCGAAGCCATCAGAACCCGCATTGAGAACTCGGGCTTCACCCTTGTGCCAATAAATGCAGACTCTACGGGGGCGGCTCCGTTCGTGGAAAGGGATATGCCCGAAGAATGGGTCGTTCTCGACGGTTATCATTTCACTCCCAACGACGGCATAGCGCTCAGGCAAATGGGCTACAGAACACTTTTCATCGACGACCAGGCCCAGCATCAGTCCTACCCATTCGACCTGGTGCTCAACCATAATGTCCACGCCAGCAATGGCATGTATCCCGAAGGGACCACCTGTCTTACCGGCCCCCGACATGCGTTGATCCGCGAAGAATTTCTCGACTGGAACAACAAGCCCCGCACCGCCCAGAGGGCATGCCCTGTCGTTTTCATCACCATGGGGGCAAGCGACCCCACGGGGACAACCTTCACGGCACTTAAAGCCCTGAGTAATGCGTCCTTTGAAGCCGTCGTTGTTTCCGGGCCTGCGAATCCGCGTTTTACGGAACTGGCAGAAGCCTGCCGCAAAGCCCCTTTTCCGGCCAAACTCCTGGACAATCCAGCCAACTTGGCTGAGGAGATGTGGCGGGCCGACCTAGCCATAACCTCAGCCAGCGTGGTCAGCCTGGAACTGGCCTGCCTCGGGGTTCCGATGCTGGCCGTCACCACGGCGGACAACCAGACTGGGGTAGGCCGGTTCATCGAACGATCGGGAGTCGGAGTGGACTGCGGCGGATTGGACTCCGGGCTGAAGAAGCGTCTCTTCCAGGAACTTCTTCGGCTGAAGCAGAATCCCGAAACGCTTAAAGAGATGGCGGCTGCGGGCCGAAGACTGGTGGATGGGCACGGAGCCGCCCGGGTTGTTGAACGCATGGCTCCAACAAAAATCAGCGTTCGCCCGGCGGAAGAAACGGACTGCGCCCCGATCTGGCAATGGGCCAACGACCCCGTTTCAAGAACCAACTCCTTTGACAGCTCAGAAATACCGTGGGAAAGCCATTGCAAATGGTTCACGGCCAAGCTGGAGCAAAAGGATTGCAGAATGCTCATCGGCATGAACCAAAACAATGTTCCGGTGGGGGTGGTGCGTGTCGAATTCGTCAAAGGAGAACACGTCATATCCGTTAATCTTTCTCCGCAGTTCCGCGGGGTCGGCTTGGGATCGGCACTCATCAAGGCCGGATGCGAGCACTGCTGCCGAGATGGCCGCATGGCCATTACGGCATATGTAAAACCGGAAAACGCGGCATCCCGCAAGGTTTTTGCGGCTGCGGGCTTCCTTGAACAGGAAACGCTGGACTACACCGGTGCGCAAGCGCTGCGCATGATTTTCAGAGGAGAATAA
- the hypD gene encoding trans-4-hydroxy-L-proline dehydratase yields MNERIERLRKESFEAVPSISIERAVMETEFYRENYGKYSLPVLRARFFHELCARKTLYIGELELIVGERGPRPKAVPTFPELTCHSAEDLRILNSRSMARYDVAEEDIGTYEDVVIPYWQGRSMRDRVFSHVPEDWKAAYECGLFTEFMEQRAPGHTALDGIIYETGMLDFKARITGRLAALDFLNDAEASDKAEQLKAMDIACNAVMLFAARHAELADHMADQTDDPAREAELRRMADVCRRVPAHRPRDFWEALQMYWFVHLGAITELNGWDAMSPGHLDQHLGPFYEQGIADGTLSREAAKELLSCFWIKVNNHPAPPKVGVTAKESGTYNDFTQINIGGLKRDGSDGSNEVSSLILEVVDDLHLLQPQPSVHVSERTPERLLRAASRVIRQGYGYPSVFNSDLVVMEQVRAGKFVEDAREGGTSGCIETGAFGKEAYILTGYLNVPKVLEVTLNNGVDPLTGRRVGLETGDPEAFETYEELYDAFVRQLEHVVDLKVRVNNYIERMYAKHSPAPFLSVVIRDCIDKGRDYYDGGPRYNTSYIQCCGIGTVTDSLSALKTHVFEGGLSMADLLEALENDFEGAEPLRLRLWNRTPFFGNDDDRADDIMRRVYESLFQTIDGRLNTKGGRYHLNMLSTTCHVYFGKMLGATPNGRRAHLPESDGTSPSHGADRNGPTAVVKSLSKMDQAKSGGTLLNQRFLPSVLATDRDLDKLCGLVRTYFTLGGHHIQFNVVDTRTLRLAQENPDEYRNLLVRVAGYSDYFVDLDRDHQEEIISRTEQELG; encoded by the coding sequence ATGAACGAGCGTATAGAAAGACTCAGGAAGGAAAGTTTCGAGGCCGTGCCCTCCATCTCCATCGAACGGGCCGTCATGGAGACGGAATTCTACCGCGAGAATTACGGCAAATACTCCCTGCCCGTGCTCCGGGCCAGGTTTTTCCATGAGCTGTGCGCCCGCAAGACCCTGTACATCGGTGAACTGGAACTCATTGTGGGCGAGCGCGGGCCGCGCCCCAAGGCCGTGCCCACCTTCCCTGAGCTTACCTGCCATTCGGCCGAGGACCTGCGCATCCTCAATTCCCGGTCCATGGCCCGCTACGACGTTGCCGAGGAAGACATCGGGACCTACGAGGACGTGGTCATCCCGTACTGGCAGGGCCGGTCCATGCGCGACCGCGTATTCAGCCACGTGCCCGAGGATTGGAAGGCCGCCTACGAGTGCGGGCTGTTCACCGAGTTCATGGAACAGCGCGCCCCCGGGCACACGGCCCTGGACGGCATCATCTACGAAACGGGCATGCTCGATTTCAAGGCGCGCATCACCGGCAGGCTGGCCGCACTGGATTTCCTGAACGACGCCGAGGCTTCGGACAAGGCCGAGCAGCTCAAGGCCATGGACATCGCCTGCAACGCGGTCATGCTGTTCGCGGCCCGTCATGCGGAGCTGGCCGACCACATGGCCGACCAGACCGACGACCCGGCGCGTGAGGCCGAACTGCGGCGCATGGCCGACGTCTGCCGCCGCGTGCCCGCGCACCGGCCGCGCGACTTCTGGGAGGCTCTCCAGATGTACTGGTTCGTGCACCTGGGCGCCATCACCGAGCTCAACGGCTGGGACGCCATGAGCCCGGGCCATCTGGACCAGCACCTGGGACCGTTCTACGAGCAGGGCATTGCTGACGGCACCCTGAGCCGCGAGGCGGCCAAAGAGCTGCTGAGCTGCTTCTGGATCAAGGTCAACAACCACCCGGCACCCCCCAAGGTGGGGGTCACGGCCAAGGAGAGCGGCACCTACAACGATTTCACCCAGATCAACATCGGCGGGCTGAAGCGGGACGGCTCGGACGGCAGCAACGAGGTTTCCAGCCTGATCCTGGAGGTGGTGGACGACCTGCATCTGCTGCAGCCCCAGCCCAGCGTGCATGTGAGCGAGCGTACGCCCGAACGGCTGCTGCGGGCCGCGTCCAGGGTCATCCGCCAGGGCTACGGCTATCCCTCGGTGTTCAATTCGGATTTGGTGGTCATGGAGCAGGTGCGCGCGGGAAAATTCGTGGAGGATGCGCGCGAGGGCGGCACCAGCGGATGCATCGAGACCGGCGCGTTCGGCAAGGAGGCCTACATTCTCACCGGCTACCTCAACGTGCCCAAGGTGCTGGAGGTCACGCTCAACAACGGCGTGGACCCGCTCACGGGCCGCAGGGTGGGCCTGGAAACCGGAGACCCCGAGGCCTTTGAAACATACGAGGAACTCTACGACGCCTTTGTCCGCCAGCTGGAACACGTGGTGGACCTCAAGGTGCGGGTCAATAACTACATCGAGCGCATGTACGCCAAGCATTCGCCCGCGCCGTTCCTGTCCGTGGTCATCCGCGACTGCATCGACAAGGGGCGCGACTACTACGACGGCGGGCCGCGCTACAACACCAGCTACATCCAGTGCTGCGGCATCGGCACGGTCACGGACAGCCTTTCCGCGCTCAAGACCCATGTGTTCGAGGGCGGCCTGTCCATGGCCGACCTGCTGGAGGCGCTCGAAAACGATTTCGAGGGGGCCGAACCCTTGCGGCTGCGGCTCTGGAACCGGACCCCGTTTTTCGGCAACGACGACGACCGGGCCGACGACATCATGCGCCGGGTCTACGAGTCCCTGTTCCAGACCATTGACGGACGTCTGAACACCAAGGGCGGGCGCTACCACCTGAACATGCTCTCCACCACCTGCCACGTCTACTTCGGCAAGATGCTCGGGGCCACGCCCAACGGGCGCAGGGCGCATCTGCCCGAGTCGGACGGCACCTCTCCATCCCACGGGGCGGACCGCAACGGGCCCACGGCCGTGGTCAAATCATTGAGCAAGATGGATCAGGCCAAGTCCGGCGGCACCCTGCTGAACCAGCGCTTCCTGCCCAGCGTGCTGGCCACGGACCGCGACCTGGACAAGCTCTGCGGCCTGGTGCGCACCTATTTCACCCTGGGCGGGCACCACATCCAGTTCAACGTGGTGGACACCAGAACCCTGCGGCTGGCCCAGGAGAACCCGGACGAGTACCGGAACCTGCTGGTGCGGGTTGCGGGGTACAGTGACTACTTCGTGGATCTGGACAGGGATCATCAGGAAGAGATTATCAGCAGAACGGAACAGGAGTTGGGGTAG
- the pseI gene encoding pseudaminic acid synthase: MNIKLGSHAVGDDAPVFVIAEMSANHNHDMDRAVKILEAAVEAGADAVKLQTYTPDTITIDSDNQYFRIKGTLWEGQSLHSLYKEAYMPWEWQPRLKKVADELGVMLFSSPFDHSAVDFLEEMDVAAYKLASFEVVDLPLIRKIASTGKPMIMSTGMADLDEIQEAVDTFHDAGGKGLVLLKCTSAYPALAEDANLRTIPDLAQRFGVPAGLSDHTLGSAVAVTSVALGACVVEKHFTLSREAGGPDASFSMEPDEFKAMVRDIRIAEKSLGKVTYEITEKQKASRNFRRSLFFVEDVQKGEIITGAHVRSIRPSNGLHTRHLEEIIGKKASRDIERGTPCSWELIE; encoded by the coding sequence ATGAATATCAAATTGGGATCTCATGCCGTCGGCGACGATGCGCCAGTATTTGTGATCGCCGAGATGTCCGCCAACCACAATCATGACATGGACCGCGCGGTGAAAATACTCGAAGCCGCGGTTGAGGCCGGAGCCGACGCTGTCAAACTGCAGACATACACCCCGGACACGATCACCATTGATAGCGACAACCAGTATTTCCGCATCAAGGGTACCCTCTGGGAGGGACAAAGTCTGCACAGCCTTTACAAAGAGGCGTACATGCCCTGGGAGTGGCAGCCCAGACTGAAGAAGGTTGCGGACGAGCTCGGGGTCATGCTCTTCTCCTCCCCCTTTGACCATTCTGCGGTGGACTTTCTTGAGGAAATGGACGTGGCCGCCTACAAACTCGCCTCATTCGAGGTGGTGGATCTGCCCCTCATCCGCAAGATCGCTTCCACAGGAAAACCCATGATCATGTCCACGGGCATGGCCGACCTGGACGAGATCCAGGAGGCGGTGGACACATTCCATGACGCAGGCGGCAAAGGCCTTGTCCTGCTCAAATGCACCAGCGCCTATCCCGCCCTGGCCGAAGACGCCAACCTGCGCACCATCCCGGACTTGGCCCAACGGTTCGGCGTCCCCGCAGGGCTTTCCGACCACACCCTGGGGTCCGCGGTGGCTGTCACCTCGGTTGCCCTCGGAGCCTGCGTGGTGGAAAAACACTTCACCCTGAGCCGCGAAGCGGGCGGCCCCGACGCATCCTTTTCCATGGAGCCCGACGAATTCAAGGCCATGGTCAGGGACATCCGGATCGCGGAAAAGTCCTTGGGAAAAGTCACATACGAAATCACGGAAAAACAAAAGGCGAGTAGAAACTTCCGCCGCTCTCTGTTCTTTGTCGAGGATGTGCAAAAGGGAGAGATCATCACCGGGGCCCACGTCCGTTCAATCCGCCCCTCCAACGGCCTGCACACCAGGCACCTGGAAGAGATCATCGGCAAGAAGGCTTCCCGGGACATCGAACGCGGAACCCCCTGTTCCTGGGAATTGATTGAGTAG
- a CDS encoding glycosyltransferase translates to MIQNRISLAQRLLAYYPQGRYLEIGIRRGDNLCRVHAPRKVGVDPVPRTDQLPPHLLPNLRHVTIHPETSDEFFSQNNEIFDVIFIDGLHLYEQVIKDVSNAFNCLSENGLIFLHDCLPKEEFHATREFHDGAWTGDVWKAVHHIQRDFPQIGHAVFDCDWGLGLLWRKDESAFPVDIREDKSVTELPFSFFAEHKGATFNITDPADAEKVLAQTPAGRAVSRSSGEAAESPLVTIMIPTFNQADYVCEAVDSALAQTYENLEVVVSDDRSSDNTRAVLAAYKDNPRVRVFHNTENLGRVGNYRVSLYERARGEWVLNLDGDDFIHDPEWIAKAMERIASEPEIVMACAKKRTLYSDGTEKVGGQNVGFAPVVDGLEAFMALKDCSFSAPHVTALYHAELARELGFYSYDIVNTDLECTYRMLLAGKVAVFDEVVSTWRLHSNNASIYQSPEERVDNILCYTNPYDKALEGGLDRKKARAWLDAHLEIACIDAYALMKYDADVAGFRKVLGAVKTISPSVYYRYAFKPKFLLKQLTMSLGLEKPKKPHWLKP, encoded by the coding sequence ATGATTCAGAACAGAATTTCATTGGCTCAGAGGTTGTTGGCGTATTATCCGCAAGGCAGGTATCTGGAGATCGGCATCAGGCGTGGAGACAACCTCTGCCGGGTCCATGCTCCCAGGAAGGTCGGGGTGGACCCCGTTCCCCGGACGGACCAGCTGCCTCCGCACTTGCTCCCGAACCTCCGGCACGTGACGATTCATCCTGAAACAAGTGACGAGTTCTTTTCTCAGAACAACGAGATATTCGACGTCATTTTTATTGATGGGCTTCATCTCTACGAGCAGGTCATCAAGGATGTCTCGAACGCCTTCAATTGCCTGAGTGAAAATGGTCTGATCTTTTTGCACGACTGCCTGCCCAAGGAAGAGTTCCATGCCACCCGTGAATTCCACGACGGTGCCTGGACCGGCGATGTTTGGAAAGCCGTTCACCATATTCAGCGGGATTTCCCGCAGATAGGTCATGCGGTGTTTGATTGCGACTGGGGCCTGGGGCTGCTGTGGCGCAAGGACGAAAGCGCTTTCCCCGTGGACATCAGGGAAGACAAGTCCGTTACCGAGTTGCCGTTTTCATTTTTTGCGGAGCACAAGGGGGCGACCTTCAACATAACCGACCCCGCCGATGCGGAGAAGGTCCTTGCGCAGACGCCTGCGGGGCGCGCCGTATCCCGCTCTTCCGGAGAAGCCGCTGAGAGCCCCCTGGTGACCATCATGATCCCCACCTTCAATCAGGCGGATTATGTTTGCGAGGCCGTGGACAGCGCCCTGGCCCAGACCTATGAGAACCTCGAAGTCGTGGTCAGCGACGACCGCTCCTCAGACAATACAAGGGCGGTATTGGCCGCCTATAAGGACAACCCGAGGGTCAGGGTCTTTCACAATACGGAGAACCTGGGGAGAGTGGGCAACTACCGCGTCAGCCTTTACGAGAGGGCCCGAGGCGAGTGGGTGCTCAATCTGGACGGGGACGATTTCATCCATGATCCGGAATGGATAGCAAAAGCCATGGAGCGTATTGCCTCCGAGCCGGAAATTGTCATGGCCTGCGCCAAGAAACGCACGCTGTATTCCGACGGCACCGAGAAGGTGGGCGGGCAGAATGTCGGCTTTGCCCCGGTCGTTGATGGGTTGGAAGCGTTCATGGCCCTCAAGGATTGTTCCTTCAGCGCACCTCACGTCACCGCTTTGTACCATGCGGAGCTTGCGCGGGAACTGGGTTTTTATTCCTATGACATCGTGAATACCGACCTGGAGTGCACCTATCGCATGCTTCTTGCCGGCAAGGTGGCCGTCTTCGACGAAGTGGTCTCCACCTGGCGGCTGCACAGCAACAATGCCTCCATTTACCAGAGCCCGGAAGAGAGGGTCGACAACATTCTTTGTTACACGAACCCGTACGACAAAGCCCTGGAAGGTGGCCTGGACAGGAAGAAAGCCAGGGCATGGCTTGATGCCCACCTGGAAATTGCATGTATCGATGCCTACGCGCTCATGAAGTACGATGCGGATGTGGCCGGGTTCAGGAAGGTGCTGGGTGCGGTGAAGACGATATCGCCTTCGGTTTATTACCGCTATGCTTTCAAACCGAAATTCCTGCTTAAGCAGCTGACCATGTCCCTGGGGCTGGAAAAGCCCAAGAAGCCGCACTGGCTGAAGCCCTGA